Proteins from a single region of Pseudomonas sp. 10S4:
- a CDS encoding dipeptidase: protein MDFSLKQLAATTLMLASLSSFTTLAHASITPQQSATILKTFSDASVTDFRQFLGSLAKSDLAKTDDLGPAISAFLDNKTLSPDQQNEIYRLLGLYARVKYGAAATETLRELVEIPTFQVEGVAQHDNPQFIKIADKIKGLAQAFNLNFRNIDNRVYEISLEGSGDEVVGIHAHADVVPVTPENWVLKDGTKLDPFKITLIGDRMYGRGTEDDKNGIVVALYAMKIIKEEKLPLARNFKLLVDTTEETTGDAIPYYFEHNPIPNYNLALDGGYPVVIAEKGYGTVMASFAKRKAEGKGAEIISMTGGLATNQIPSASVATLVTDKPAELAASLQTAGTDYAKRNGGNFEVSAKVDGKDVKLTVTGVSAHSSEPESGVNPVARMLDFINSLDGKVALKHNHITDAARYAADNWGLDYLGGKLGVGFSDAFMGPLTTSLTYVGMDKKAFKLAVNLRVPKGESPEALKTKIAEKIGAWSKKSHVAATFNYSIAEPMYRNPEGEWVKALLAVSTENLGMEHKFGSSAGATSVHELPNGVQFGLARPEVKYTGHTDNEFKTVDQFLLDLQIVTEMMGRIGQLPKL from the coding sequence ATGGATTTTTCTCTCAAACAACTGGCCGCAACTACATTGATGCTGGCCAGCCTTTCGTCGTTTACCACACTTGCGCACGCCAGCATCACCCCGCAACAGAGCGCGACCATTCTCAAGACTTTCAGTGACGCCTCGGTGACAGACTTCAGGCAGTTCCTGGGAAGCCTGGCCAAGAGCGATCTTGCCAAAACCGACGACCTCGGCCCGGCAATCAGTGCTTTCCTCGACAACAAGACACTTTCCCCAGATCAGCAGAACGAGATATATCGCCTGCTTGGCCTCTATGCACGAGTGAAGTATGGCGCCGCTGCCACCGAGACTCTGCGCGAACTGGTGGAAATCCCGACCTTCCAAGTGGAAGGTGTTGCCCAGCATGACAACCCGCAATTCATCAAGATCGCCGACAAGATCAAGGGCCTTGCCCAGGCCTTCAACCTGAACTTTCGCAACATCGACAACCGTGTCTATGAAATCTCCCTGGAAGGCAGTGGCGATGAAGTCGTGGGCATTCACGCGCATGCCGATGTGGTGCCCGTGACGCCGGAGAACTGGGTCCTGAAAGATGGCACCAAACTCGATCCATTCAAGATCACCCTGATCGGCGACCGCATGTACGGCCGGGGCACCGAGGATGACAAGAACGGCATCGTCGTAGCGCTCTACGCCATGAAGATCATCAAGGAAGAGAAGCTGCCACTGGCGAGGAATTTCAAGCTGCTGGTCGACACCACCGAGGAAACCACCGGCGACGCCATCCCCTATTACTTCGAACACAACCCGATACCCAACTACAACCTGGCGCTGGATGGCGGCTATCCGGTAGTGATTGCCGAGAAAGGCTACGGCACCGTCATGGCGAGCTTTGCCAAGCGCAAGGCAGAGGGCAAAGGCGCCGAAATCATCTCGATGACGGGCGGCCTGGCCACTAACCAGATTCCGTCGGCTTCGGTCGCCACCCTGGTGACTGACAAACCCGCCGAATTGGCTGCCAGCCTGCAGACGGCCGGGACTGACTATGCCAAGCGCAATGGCGGCAACTTCGAAGTGAGCGCCAAGGTCGACGGCAAGGACGTCAAACTGACGGTCACCGGCGTCTCCGCCCACTCCTCCGAGCCCGAATCAGGCGTCAACCCGGTAGCCAGGATGCTGGACTTCATCAACAGCCTCGACGGCAAGGTTGCGCTCAAGCACAACCACATCACTGACGCCGCCCGTTACGCCGCCGATAACTGGGGCCTGGACTATCTGGGTGGCAAATTGGGCGTTGGTTTTTCCGATGCCTTCATGGGGCCGCTGACCACGTCCCTGACCTATGTCGGGATGGATAAGAAAGCCTTCAAGCTCGCGGTCAATCTGCGCGTGCCGAAGGGCGAGTCCCCGGAAGCGCTCAAGACGAAAATTGCTGAAAAGATTGGCGCCTGGAGCAAGAAGTCCCACGTTGCAGCAACCTTCAACTACTCGATCGCTGAGCCTATGTACCGCAACCCTGAGGGCGAATGGGTCAAAGCCCTGCTGGCCGTGTCCACTGAAAACCTCGGCATGGAACACAAGTTTGGCAGCTCCGCTGGCGCCACTTCGGTCCATGAGCTGCCCAATGGCGTGCAGTTCGGCCTGGCCCGGCCAGAGGTCAAGTACACCGGGCACACTGACAACGAGTTCAAGACTGTCGACCAGTTCCTGCTGGACCTGCAGATCGTGACCGAGATGATGGGGCGTATCGGGCAGTTGCCGAAGCTCTGA
- a CDS encoding methyl-accepting chemotaxis protein — protein sequence MTSPVTRRKPPTAAQTADDKVESGQQVVRQSMARIEQLADSATSASSSIESLSAEIQNIGTVLSVIKSVAEQTNLLALNAAIEAARAGEQGRGFAVVADEVRALAKRTQQSTEEIERLVSALRSAAQSSVRQIQNSGELVKLAVSDALQTESALGSIAAAVSLIQQMNQQIAAAAEEQSSVAEEINRSVTSIRASADQSSLAMRGNAASSIELAQLGVELKGMVGHFRL from the coding sequence ATGACGTCGCCCGTAACGCGGAGGAAGCCGCCGACGGCGGCGCAGACCGCGGACGACAAGGTCGAGAGTGGTCAGCAGGTCGTACGCCAGAGCATGGCGCGGATCGAGCAACTGGCGGATTCGGCGACTTCGGCCAGTTCCAGTATCGAGAGCCTGAGTGCGGAGATCCAGAACATCGGCACGGTGCTCAGCGTGATCAAAAGCGTGGCCGAGCAGACCAACCTGTTGGCCCTCAACGCGGCCATCGAGGCAGCCCGGGCGGGTGAGCAGGGCAGGGGCTTTGCGGTGGTGGCCGACGAAGTACGGGCGCTGGCCAAGCGTACTCAGCAATCGACTGAGGAGATCGAGCGGTTGGTGAGTGCCTTGCGTTCGGCGGCGCAGTCGTCGGTACGGCAGATTCAGAACAGTGGTGAGTTGGTTAAGTTGGCGGTCAGTGATGCGCTGCAGACTGAGAGTGCGTTGGGGAGTATTGCGGCGGCGGTGTCGTTGATTCAGCAGATGAACCAGCAGATTGCGGCGGCGGCCGAGGAGCAGAGTTCGGTGGCTGAGGAGATTAATCGCAGTGTGACGAGTATTCGTGCGAGTGCGGATCAGTCTTCGTTGGCGATGCGGGGGAATGCGGCGTCCAGTATTGAGTTGGCGCAGTTGGGGGTTGAGCTTAAGGGGATGGTCGGGCATTTTCGACTTTGA
- a CDS encoding PLP-dependent aminotransferase family protein — protein MELRIDRQAMVPVVQQIVDGLAGWIRQSEVPPATRLPSVRHIARINLLSQSSVVEACERLVAQGVLASRHGSGFFVAASAPVVPDAWDLPRFEGAEAMQTDFSNSLSGELMLGCGGLPESWRETDDLSYAIRQVARTDMAGLFNYSTPLGLLALRQQILKRLKPLNIEVDDSCVLTTVGASQGLDLIVRTLLRPGDCVVVENPGFSHLFDLLRLHGVSMLEVPRTPRGPDTQALERLLIKHNPRALFINSYHHNPTGSCVTPAVAQRVLQLCKTHGVLVIEDDVYADLHHGPGTRLAALDDDARVIYVGSFSKTLSSSLRVGFVVAGAGLISRLAEVKMISSMGGSRFCESVLAGLLASGAYRKLVQRLRQRLSMDRVAALQLLEDAEWEVFGKPAGGLFIWARPPMSDYAQLRVQARRFGVLLSSPTAFSPTGEANDWQRINVASACDPRARRFFQATAVDRPKTF, from the coding sequence ATGGAATTGAGAATTGATCGACAGGCAATGGTGCCCGTCGTACAGCAAATCGTCGACGGACTCGCGGGCTGGATCCGTCAAAGCGAAGTGCCGCCCGCGACTCGCTTGCCTTCTGTGCGACACATCGCGCGGATCAATTTGCTCAGTCAATCCAGTGTCGTTGAAGCCTGTGAGCGCCTCGTCGCCCAAGGGGTCCTGGCCTCGCGTCATGGTTCGGGGTTCTTTGTCGCCGCATCAGCACCGGTGGTGCCGGATGCGTGGGATCTTCCCAGGTTCGAAGGCGCGGAGGCGATGCAAACGGATTTCAGCAACAGTCTGTCGGGTGAGCTGATGCTGGGGTGTGGCGGGCTGCCCGAAAGCTGGCGCGAAACCGACGACCTCAGTTACGCGATCCGTCAGGTGGCCCGTACCGACATGGCCGGTCTGTTCAACTACAGCACGCCACTGGGCTTGCTTGCGCTGCGTCAGCAGATCCTCAAGCGCTTGAAGCCGCTCAATATCGAGGTGGACGACAGTTGTGTCCTGACCACGGTCGGCGCCAGCCAAGGGCTCGACCTGATTGTGCGGACCTTGCTCAGGCCGGGGGACTGCGTGGTGGTGGAAAACCCCGGTTTTTCTCATCTGTTCGATTTGCTCCGGCTGCACGGGGTCAGCATGCTCGAGGTGCCCCGCACGCCGCGTGGGCCCGACACGCAAGCGCTCGAGCGGTTGTTGATCAAACACAATCCTCGAGCCTTGTTCATCAATAGCTACCACCACAACCCCACCGGCAGTTGCGTGACGCCGGCAGTGGCGCAGCGGGTTCTGCAACTGTGCAAAACCCATGGCGTGCTGGTGATCGAAGATGATGTCTATGCGGATTTGCACCATGGTCCGGGCACACGCCTCGCCGCGCTGGATGACGACGCCCGGGTGATCTACGTCGGCAGCTTTTCCAAGACCCTCAGCAGCTCATTGCGGGTGGGGTTTGTGGTGGCGGGTGCCGGGCTCATTTCACGGCTGGCCGAGGTCAAGATGATCAGCAGCATGGGCGGCTCGCGGTTTTGCGAGTCGGTGCTGGCCGGGTTGTTGGCCTCAGGTGCCTATCGCAAATTGGTACAACGCCTGCGTCAGCGTCTGAGCATGGACCGGGTTGCGGCGTTGCAGTTGCTCGAAGATGCCGAGTGGGAAGTCTTCGGCAAGCCTGCCGGAGGCTTGTTCATCTGGGCGCGACCGCCGATGTCCGACTACGCTCAGCTGCGCGTGCAGGCGCGGCGTTTCGGTGTGCTGCTGTCTTCTCCTACGGCATTCAGCCCGACCGGTGAAGCCAATGACTGGCAACGGATCAATGTCGCCAGTGCCTGCGATCCGCGTGCCCGGCGGTTTTTTCAGGCCACCGCTGTGGATCGACCTAAAACGTTCTGA
- a CDS encoding SDR family oxidoreductase, which produces MSMTFSGQVAVVTGAANGIGRATAQAFAAEGLKVVVADLDTAGGEGTVALIRTAGGEATFVRCNVTVESEVKHLMDEVVNTYGRLDYAFNNAGIEIEKGKLADGTIDEFDAIMGVNVKGVWLCMKYQLPLLLAQGGGAIVNTASVAGLGAAPKMSIYAASKHAVIGLTKSAAIEYAKKKIRVNAVCPAVIDTDMFRRAYEADPKKGEFANAMHPVGRIGKVEEIASAVLYLCSDGAAFTTGHSLAVDGGVTAF; this is translated from the coding sequence ATGAGCATGACGTTTTCCGGCCAGGTAGCCGTTGTGACCGGTGCCGCCAACGGTATTGGCCGCGCCACCGCCCAGGCCTTTGCGGCTGAAGGGTTGAAGGTCGTGGTTGCCGATCTGGACACGGCGGGCGGCGAAGGCACGGTAGCGCTGATTCGCACGGCGGGCGGCGAAGCGACCTTCGTGCGCTGCAACGTCACCGTGGAAAGCGAGGTAAAACATCTGATGGACGAAGTGGTGAATACCTACGGCCGTCTCGACTATGCCTTCAACAACGCCGGTATCGAGATCGAAAAAGGCAAGCTGGCCGACGGCACGATCGATGAGTTCGACGCGATCATGGGCGTCAACGTCAAAGGCGTCTGGTTGTGCATGAAGTATCAGTTGCCGTTGCTGCTGGCCCAGGGCGGCGGGGCGATCGTCAACACTGCGTCGGTAGCCGGCCTGGGTGCTGCGCCGAAGATGAGCATTTACGCCGCCTCCAAGCACGCGGTGATCGGCCTGACCAAATCGGCCGCCATTGAATATGCAAAGAAAAAGATCCGCGTAAACGCAGTGTGCCCGGCGGTGATCGACACCGACATGTTCCGTCGCGCCTATGAGGCTGACCCGAAGAAGGGTGAGTTCGCCAATGCCATGCACCCGGTAGGTCGCATCGGCAAGGTCGAGGAAATCGCCAGCGCGGTGCTGTATCTGTGCAGTGACGGCGCGGCCTTCACTACCGGGCATTCGCTGGCCGTGGATGGTGGCGTCACTGCATTCTGA
- a CDS encoding NADP-dependent oxidoreductase, whose translation MTTQTNRQFLLAKRPVGPATRETFTYQEVPVGEPATGQILVKNEYLSLDPAMRGWMNEGKSYIPPVGLGEVMRALGVGKVIASNSPGFAVGDYVNGALGVQDYFLGEPRGFYKVDPKLAPLPRYLSALGMTGMTAYFALLNVGVPKAGDTVVLSGAAGAVGSIAGQIAKIKGCRVIGIAGGADKCKFLIDELGFDGVIDYKNEDVVAGLKRECPKGVDVYFDNVGGDILDAVLSRLAMKARVVICGAISQYNNKEAVKGPANYLSLLVNRARMEGFVVMDYAAQFTAAGHEMAGWMAKGQLQSREDIVEGLETFPETLMKLFSGENFGKLVLKV comes from the coding sequence ATGACTACCCAGACCAATCGCCAGTTCCTGCTCGCCAAACGCCCGGTAGGCCCGGCGACCCGCGAAACCTTCACCTATCAAGAAGTACCGGTCGGCGAACCGGCCACGGGTCAGATCCTGGTCAAGAACGAATACCTGTCCCTGGACCCGGCCATGCGTGGCTGGATGAACGAGGGCAAGTCCTACATCCCGCCGGTCGGCCTGGGTGAAGTAATGCGCGCATTGGGTGTAGGCAAAGTGATTGCGTCGAACAGCCCGGGCTTTGCGGTGGGCGACTACGTTAACGGCGCCCTGGGCGTTCAGGATTACTTCCTCGGCGAGCCGCGAGGCTTCTACAAGGTTGATCCGAAACTGGCGCCACTGCCGCGCTACCTGTCGGCGTTGGGCATGACCGGCATGACCGCCTACTTCGCTCTGCTCAACGTCGGCGTACCGAAGGCCGGCGACACCGTAGTGCTGTCGGGCGCGGCAGGCGCGGTGGGGAGCATTGCCGGGCAGATCGCCAAGATCAAGGGCTGCCGCGTCATCGGCATTGCGGGCGGCGCCGACAAGTGCAAGTTCCTGATTGATGAACTGGGTTTTGACGGGGTCATCGACTACAAGAACGAAGACGTGGTCGCCGGGCTCAAGCGCGAATGTCCGAAGGGCGTGGATGTGTATTTCGATAACGTCGGCGGCGATATTCTCGATGCTGTACTGAGTCGCCTGGCAATGAAAGCGCGAGTGGTGATTTGCGGCGCCATCAGCCAATACAACAACAAGGAAGCGGTCAAGGGCCCGGCCAACTACCTGTCGCTGCTGGTCAATCGCGCACGGATGGAAGGTTTTGTAGTGATGGACTACGCCGCGCAATTCACCGCCGCCGGACACGAAATGGCCGGCTGGATGGCCAAGGGGCAGTTGCAGAGCCGGGAAGACATTGTGGAAGGACTGGAGACGTTCCCCGAGACGCTGATGAAGTTGTTCAGCGGGGAGAATTTCGGGAAGTTGGTTCTGAAGGTTTAA
- the pyrF gene encoding orotidine-5'-phosphate decarboxylase — translation MSVCQTPIIVALDFPTRDAALKLADQLDPKLCRVKVGKELFTSCASEIVGTLRDKGFEVFLDLKFHDIPNTTAMAVKAAAEMGVWMVNVHCSGGLRMMAACREVLDQRTGPKPLLIGVTVLTSMEREDLAAIGLDIEPQEQVLRLAALAEKAGMDGLVCSALEAQALKAAHPSLQLVTPGIRPAGSAQDDQRRILTPRQALDAGSDYLVIGRPISQAADPAKALAAVVAEIA, via the coding sequence ATGTCCGTCTGCCAGACTCCTATCATCGTCGCCCTGGATTTCCCCACCCGTGACGCCGCACTGAAGCTGGCCGACCAGTTGGACCCTAAATTGTGCCGGGTCAAAGTCGGTAAAGAGTTGTTCACCAGCTGCGCCTCGGAAATCGTCGGCACCTTGCGCGACAAGGGTTTCGAAGTGTTCCTTGACCTCAAGTTCCACGACATTCCGAACACCACCGCGATGGCGGTCAAGGCTGCGGCGGAAATGGGCGTGTGGATGGTCAACGTGCACTGCTCCGGCGGCTTGCGCATGATGGCAGCCTGCCGTGAAGTGCTCGACCAGCGTACCGGCCCCAAGCCGTTGTTGATCGGCGTGACCGTGCTGACCAGCATGGAACGTGAGGATCTGGCGGCTATTGGCCTGGATATCGAGCCGCAGGAGCAGGTGCTGCGTCTGGCCGCGTTGGCGGAAAAAGCCGGGATGGACGGTCTGGTGTGCTCGGCCCTGGAGGCCCAGGCCCTGAAGGCGGCCCACCCGTCGCTGCAACTGGTCACCCCGGGGATTCGTCCGGCGGGCAGCGCCCAGGACGATCAACGCCGCATCCTGACCCCACGTCAGGCGCTGGATGCTGGTTCCGACTATCTGGTGATCGGCCGTCCGATCAGCCAGGCGGCGGATCCGGCGAAGGCGTTGGCGGCGGTTGTAGCCGAAATCGCCTGA
- a CDS encoding response regulator, with protein MQNTPAPVNDDQKAPGDDKRWSIRALIVDDDVPIRELMIDYLARFNIHASGVTDGAAMRLALQAEHFDVVVLDLMLPGEDGLSLCRWLRAESDIPILMLTARCEPTDRIIGLELGANDYMAKPFEPRELVARIQTILRRVRDDRTEQRANIRFDNWRLNSVLRQLIAADGLVVPLSNAEFRLLWVFIERPRRVLSREQLLDAARGRSIEAFDRSIDLLVSRLRQKLGDDPKAPQLIKTVRGEGYLFDARDIG; from the coding sequence ATGCAAAACACCCCTGCACCTGTGAACGACGATCAAAAAGCGCCCGGCGACGACAAACGCTGGAGCATTCGCGCCCTGATCGTCGACGATGACGTCCCGATCCGCGAATTGATGATCGACTATCTGGCCCGGTTCAATATCCACGCCAGCGGCGTCACCGATGGCGCAGCCATGCGTCTGGCGCTGCAAGCGGAACATTTTGACGTGGTGGTGCTCGACCTGATGCTTCCCGGCGAGGACGGCTTGTCTCTGTGCCGTTGGCTGCGTGCCGAATCGGACATCCCGATCCTGATGCTCACCGCGCGCTGCGAACCCACCGACCGGATCATCGGCCTGGAACTGGGCGCCAACGACTACATGGCCAAGCCGTTCGAGCCACGGGAACTGGTGGCGCGGATTCAGACCATTCTGCGTCGGGTGCGCGACGATCGTACCGAACAGCGTGCGAATATTCGATTCGACAACTGGCGCCTGAACAGCGTTTTGCGCCAGTTGATCGCCGCCGATGGCCTGGTGGTGCCACTGTCCAACGCCGAATTCCGCCTGCTCTGGGTGTTCATCGAACGTCCGCGCCGGGTGCTCAGTCGCGAACAATTGCTGGATGCTGCTCGTGGTCGTTCGATCGAAGCCTTTGATCGCAGCATCGACCTGCTGGTGTCGCGCCTGCGCCAGAAACTCGGGGATGACCCCAAGGCACCGCAGTTGATCAAGACCGTTCGCGGTGAGGGTTACCTGTTCGACGCGAGGGACATCGGCTGA
- the xopAW gene encoding XopAW family type III secretion system calcium-binding effector, with the protein MIGSVSSSNTSYTSTSTSSTSANAARRAQFQKELFTKLDTNGDGKVSQDELKTAQAEKPNSRLLADLSKNFTSLDSDSSGSLSSEEMAAMAPPAPPAQDQAPNTDLADAILGALDANGDGNLSSAELSNGLTNAGSSADSSAIFSALDKNQDGTVSKDELAAALSPPPPPPPQQASSDQLFSQLDTNNDGSISATELSSALQASTSSSSTATSNATDTSAALMKILDRDNSGGVSNYELKAAMQAGREKNSDSSTAQSNVSAALDKMIASLSQQYSLDNVASAGKNLSVAT; encoded by the coding sequence ATGATCGGTAGCGTTAGCAGCAGCAACACGAGCTATACCAGCACGAGCACCAGCAGCACGTCGGCCAACGCCGCGCGCCGTGCACAGTTCCAGAAAGAGCTGTTCACCAAGCTCGACACTAATGGCGACGGTAAGGTCAGTCAGGACGAGCTGAAGACCGCCCAGGCAGAGAAACCCAACAGTCGCCTGTTGGCCGACCTGAGCAAGAATTTCACCAGCCTGGACAGCGACAGCAGCGGCAGCCTGAGCAGTGAAGAAATGGCCGCAATGGCGCCGCCGGCACCGCCCGCGCAGGATCAAGCGCCTAACACTGATCTGGCTGACGCGATCCTCGGCGCTCTGGATGCCAACGGCGACGGCAACCTCAGCAGTGCGGAACTTAGTAACGGCCTGACCAATGCCGGCAGCAGCGCCGACAGCAGCGCAATTTTCTCGGCCCTGGACAAAAACCAGGACGGCACCGTCAGCAAGGACGAACTCGCCGCCGCCCTCAGCCCTCCGCCACCGCCACCGCCGCAGCAGGCATCCAGCGATCAGTTGTTCAGCCAGCTCGACACCAACAACGATGGAAGTATCAGCGCCACCGAACTGAGCAGCGCGTTGCAGGCCAGCACCAGCAGCTCATCGACCGCTACGTCGAACGCCACCGACACAAGCGCCGCATTAATGAAGATTCTTGACCGCGACAACAGCGGTGGCGTCAGCAACTATGAACTCAAAGCCGCCATGCAAGCTGGCCGCGAGAAAAACAGCGACAGCTCCACCGCTCAGTCGAACGTCAGTGCAGCCCTGGACAAAATGATCGCCAGCCTGAGCCAGCAGTATTCGCTCGACAACGTAGCGAGCGCGGGCAAGAACCTGAGCGTCGCGACCTAA
- a CDS encoding AI-2E family transporter has translation MLNNDRLLVQILLLVLFGASFWVMAPFWSALFWGAVLAFASWPLMRLLTRWLHGRESLAAALLTLCWMLLVAVPLVWLGFNLADHVRDATVFIKDVQVDGLPEAPAWLGTLPLVGERLVGVWNSIDEQGAAMMLAVKPYLGQVGNWLLARSAQIGGGILELTLSIVFVFFFYRDGPRLAAFVHGLLERLIGDRAGYYIELVAGTVQRVVNGVIGTAAAQAILALIGFLIAGVPGALVLGIVTFLLSLIPMGPPLIWIPATAWLAWKGEYGLAVFLGIWGTFIISGVDNVLKPYLISRGGNLPLVIVLLGVFGGLIAFGFIGLFIGPTLLAVAYSLLTDWSKSQARVEDRR, from the coding sequence ATGCTCAATAACGATCGGCTGTTGGTGCAGATTCTGCTCCTGGTGCTGTTTGGCGCGAGCTTCTGGGTGATGGCGCCGTTCTGGTCGGCATTGTTCTGGGGCGCGGTATTGGCGTTCGCCAGTTGGCCGCTGATGCGTTTACTGACCCGTTGGCTCCATGGCCGTGAATCCCTGGCGGCGGCGTTGCTGACCCTGTGCTGGATGTTGCTGGTGGCGGTGCCGTTGGTGTGGCTGGGGTTCAACCTGGCGGATCACGTGCGCGATGCCACGGTGTTTATCAAGGATGTGCAGGTCGACGGCCTGCCGGAAGCGCCGGCCTGGCTGGGTACACTTCCCTTGGTCGGTGAACGCCTGGTGGGTGTCTGGAACAGCATTGATGAGCAAGGTGCGGCGATGATGCTGGCGGTCAAACCTTATCTGGGGCAGGTCGGCAACTGGTTGCTGGCGCGCAGTGCGCAGATCGGCGGCGGGATTCTCGAACTGACGTTGAGCATTGTCTTCGTGTTCTTTTTCTACCGTGACGGGCCGCGATTGGCGGCGTTTGTCCATGGGTTGCTGGAGCGGTTGATCGGTGACCGCGCCGGGTACTACATCGAACTGGTCGCCGGGACGGTGCAACGGGTGGTCAACGGTGTGATCGGCACCGCGGCGGCCCAGGCGATTCTGGCATTGATCGGCTTCTTGATCGCCGGGGTTCCTGGTGCGTTGGTGCTGGGGATCGTGACGTTCCTGTTGAGCCTGATTCCGATGGGGCCGCCACTGATCTGGATCCCGGCCACGGCTTGGTTGGCGTGGAAGGGCGAGTACGGGCTGGCGGTGTTCCTCGGGATTTGGGGGACGTTCATCATCAGTGGCGTGGACAACGTGCTGAAGCCATACCTGATCAGTCGCGGCGGAAATTTGCCGTTGGTGATTGTGCTGTTGGGTGTGTTTGGCGGGTTGATCGCGTTCGGGTTTATCGGTTTGTTCATCGGCCCGACGTTGTTGGCGGTGGCTTACAGCCTGTTGACCGATTGGAGCAAAAGCCAGGCGCGGGTCGAAGATCGCCGCTGA
- a CDS encoding DUF4892 domain-containing protein has translation MRSLSLLALCCFSPLLFAADVPGSQDLPIVPRLADAQIVDFRPPVDLERIYPLGSIRKISGQLRFDGQVSARGQTTSVTYELPPEHSATEAFTVAREALQKQGAELLFWCQARDCGESSLWANEVFGNAKLFGADDQQSYLLLRLAAPKDNSLVALYSITRGNRKAYLHVEQFEAAAPLGDLLPTSATLLRQLKSTGELDFPKLSADPDDTWLRLISRGLNLDTTLRVSVSGPKAEAWRQSLIAQGVRAARMEAGNVEGAGLHIELLR, from the coding sequence ATGCGATCACTCAGTCTGCTGGCGTTGTGTTGTTTCAGCCCTTTATTGTTTGCCGCCGATGTGCCGGGCAGTCAGGACTTGCCCATTGTGCCGCGTCTGGCCGATGCGCAGATCGTCGACTTTCGCCCACCGGTGGATCTTGAGCGGATTTATCCGCTGGGCTCGATCCGCAAGATCAGCGGCCAGTTGCGTTTCGACGGCCAGGTCAGCGCCCGCGGGCAAACCACCTCGGTGACCTACGAGCTACCGCCGGAACATTCCGCCACCGAAGCGTTTACCGTTGCGCGCGAAGCCTTGCAAAAGCAGGGCGCCGAACTGCTGTTCTGGTGCCAGGCCCGCGATTGCGGCGAAAGCAGCCTGTGGGCCAATGAAGTCTTCGGCAACGCCAAGCTGTTTGGCGCCGACGATCAACAGTCTTACTTGTTGCTGCGGCTGGCGGCACCCAAGGACAATTCGCTGGTGGCGCTCTACAGCATCACTCGCGGCAATCGCAAAGCCTACCTGCACGTCGAGCAATTTGAAGCCGCCGCGCCGCTGGGGGATTTGTTGCCAACGTCCGCGACCTTGCTTCGCCAGCTCAAAAGCACCGGTGAGCTCGATTTCCCGAAACTGAGTGCCGATCCCGACGACACCTGGCTGCGTTTGATTTCTCGCGGTTTGAACCTGGACACTACGCTGCGAGTCAGTGTTTCCGGGCCTAAAGCCGAGGCTTGGCGCCAATCGCTGATCGCCCAGGGCGTGCGTGCGGCGCGGATGGAAGCCGGCAACGTCGAAGGTGCTGGGCTGCACATCGAATTGTTGCGATAA
- a CDS encoding alpha/beta hydrolase, producing MSHVVEEVRLSLPHIELAAHLFGPEDGLPVIALHGWLDNANSFARLAPKLKGLRIIALDMAGHGHSGHRPIGAGYAMWDYAHDVLQVAEQLGLKRFALMGHSMGAIASLIIAGSMPERVTHLALIDGVIPPTDKGENAAERMGMALQAQLDLREKRKPVYSTLDRAIEARMKGLVAVSREAAELLAQRGLMPVPGGYTWRTDNRLTLPSPLRLTQEQAMAFVQRISCPAKLVVAADGMLAKHPELLERLPFSREQLPGGHHLHLNDEPGADLVADCFNRFFAVP from the coding sequence ATGAGCCACGTTGTCGAAGAAGTCCGCCTGAGCCTGCCGCACATCGAGCTGGCGGCGCACCTGTTCGGCCCCGAGGACGGTCTGCCGGTGATTGCCTTGCACGGCTGGCTCGACAACGCCAACAGCTTTGCCCGGCTGGCGCCCAAGCTCAAAGGCTTGCGCATCATTGCGCTGGACATGGCCGGTCACGGTCATTCCGGGCATCGTCCGATTGGCGCCGGCTACGCGATGTGGGACTACGCCCACGACGTGTTACAAGTCGCAGAACAGCTGGGTTTGAAGCGGTTTGCGCTGATGGGGCACTCCATGGGCGCGATTGCTTCATTGATTATTGCCGGGTCGATGCCTGAGCGTGTCACGCATCTGGCCTTGATCGATGGCGTGATTCCTCCGACAGATAAAGGTGAAAACGCCGCCGAACGCATGGGCATGGCCCTACAAGCGCAACTGGATCTGCGGGAGAAACGCAAACCGGTCTACAGCACCCTCGACCGCGCCATCGAAGCGCGCATGAAAGGCCTGGTGGCGGTCAGTCGCGAAGCCGCCGAACTGTTGGCGCAACGGGGCCTGATGCCGGTGCCGGGTGGTTACACCTGGCGCACCGACAACCGCCTGACGCTGCCATCGCCGCTGCGTCTGACACAAGAACAAGCGATGGCCTTCGTCCAGCGCATCAGTTGTCCTGCGAAACTGGTGGTCGCGGCTGACGGCATGCTCGCCAAACATCCCGAGTTGCTGGAGCGTCTACCCTTTAGCCGTGAACAGCTGCCCGGCGGCCATCATTTGCACCTGAATGACGAACCCGGCGCCGACCTTGTCGCAGACTGTTTCAATCGGTTCTTCGCCGTTCCTTGA